Proteins co-encoded in one Ciconia boyciana chromosome 14, ASM3463844v1, whole genome shotgun sequence genomic window:
- the NRSN2 gene encoding neurensin-2 isoform X1 yields the protein MPAREPDCSCGRGPSAAQGKRYGVRSYLHLFYEDCTRASADRDREGSLPHRAWAPLIWKVSLSTGTLFLLVGVAALAAGFLAPPKLEGIGEEEFVVLDVQAARYNHALGTCRLVGTALCAAAGVLGTIGLLSCALAPRRPREDEQQLSPILCGSPPAVFAPVGTAMPFGVSRVHGIQPRRDT from the exons ATGCCCGCCCGTGAGCCGGACTGCAGCTGCGGCCGTGGGCCCAGCGCGGCGCAGGGAAAGCGGTACGGGGTCCGCTCCTACCTCCACCTCTTCTACGAGGACTGCACCAGGGCCAGCGCTGACAGGGACCGGGAGGGGTCCTTGCCCCACAGAGCCTGGGCCCCCCTCATCTGGAAG GTGAGCCTCTCCACGGGGACCCTGTTCCTGCTCGTGGGGGTCGCGGCGCTGGCCGCCGGCTTCCTGGCGCCCCCGAAGCTGGAGGGGATCGGGGAAGAGGAGTTCGTGGTGCTGGACGTGCAGGCGGCACGGTACAACCATGCGCTGGGGACGTGCCGGCTGGTGGGCACGGCGCTGTGCGCGGCGGCCGGGGTGCTGGGCACCATCGGGCTCCTCTCCTGTGCCCtggccccgcgccgcccccgggAAGACGAGCAGCAGCTCTCGCCCATTCTGTGTGGCAGCCCCCCCGCCGTCTTCGCCCCGGTGGGGACGGCGATGCCCTTCGGCGTCTCCCGTGTTCACGGCATCCAGCCCCGGCGGGACACCTGA
- the NRSN2 gene encoding neurensin-2 isoform X2, producing MHPPARILRGVQPAMAFGCPRPQVSLSTGTLFLLVGVAALAAGFLAPPKLEGIGEEEFVVLDVQAARYNHALGTCRLVGTALCAAAGVLGTIGLLSCALAPRRPREDEQQLSPILCGSPPAVFAPVGTAMPFGVSRVHGIQPRRDT from the coding sequence aTGCACCCCCCCGCCCGCATCCTGCGCGGCGTGCAGCCCGCCATGGCGTTTGGGTGCCCCCGTCCCCAGGTGAGCCTCTCCACGGGGACCCTGTTCCTGCTCGTGGGGGTCGCGGCGCTGGCCGCCGGCTTCCTGGCGCCCCCGAAGCTGGAGGGGATCGGGGAAGAGGAGTTCGTGGTGCTGGACGTGCAGGCGGCACGGTACAACCATGCGCTGGGGACGTGCCGGCTGGTGGGCACGGCGCTGTGCGCGGCGGCCGGGGTGCTGGGCACCATCGGGCTCCTCTCCTGTGCCCtggccccgcgccgcccccgggAAGACGAGCAGCAGCTCTCGCCCATTCTGTGTGGCAGCCCCCCCGCCGTCTTCGCCCCGGTGGGGACGGCGATGCCCTTCGGCGTCTCCCGTGTTCACGGCATCCAGCCCCGGCGGGACACCTGA